The following are from one region of the Stigmatella ashevillena genome:
- a CDS encoding A24 family peptidase translates to MTPAQTALWTVLGVALVISVVTDVLHHRILDVITYPLMALALGGRWAFEGVGDLETGLVSGLVSGVGLAALLLPGALRGRMGWGDVKLMGGVGAVLGFPGVMAAAAFISLVGAFQAVVTLIWKGEVWDTLASSVRRWAVRARLMRTEKALAPQRHIPYGVAIALGTFWAMWWQHTNAG, encoded by the coding sequence ATGACGCCTGCTCAGACCGCATTGTGGACAGTCCTGGGAGTTGCCCTGGTGATATCGGTGGTCACGGATGTCCTTCACCATCGCATCCTTGACGTCATCACCTACCCCTTGATGGCGCTCGCCTTGGGCGGGCGCTGGGCCTTCGAAGGGGTGGGGGATCTAGAGACGGGGTTGGTCAGCGGGTTGGTGTCGGGAGTGGGGCTGGCAGCGCTTTTGCTACCAGGGGCGTTGAGGGGACGGATGGGATGGGGAGACGTCAAGCTGATGGGTGGAGTGGGAGCGGTGCTGGGGTTCCCCGGGGTGATGGCCGCTGCGGCCTTCATCTCGCTGGTGGGGGCCTTTCAGGCCGTGGTGACGCTGATCTGGAAGGGCGAGGTCTGGGACACGCTGGCGTCCTCGGTCAGGCGCTGGGCGGTGCGGGCCAGGCTCATGCGAACGGAGAAAGCCCTCGCGCCCCAGCGGCACATCCCCTATGGAGTGGCCATTGCCCTGGGGACATTCTGGGCCATGTGGTGGCAGCACACAAACGCGGGTTAG
- a CDS encoding FHA domain-containing protein translates to MIDQNSRPARKVGIADHLWETFEEMAQQMGSDRDALINQALFMFARLNGFIEVGRTGHAEAPAPLNVVPPPPAPLPARPSGPSPAVGKANGPPVLAPAPVAAKPAPVREEPPRPPSRPVDDRPSANALDNDPVRREVAERVLETAAELERLIKGKNEPPQPVDDDLVDDEEEPPEPPEDSGLENMGDEEPPPDEEPLDEEPSDEEGSALYLITESGDQQKIGGNERFVIGRGKHCDLVINSGKVSREHAVILREGPNFIIEDLGSSNGTWFNKQRIKKRTIEHGDEFFICSEKIRFAYR, encoded by the coding sequence ATGATCGATCAAAACTCCCGCCCCGCCCGCAAGGTCGGCATCGCCGACCACCTGTGGGAGACATTTGAAGAGATGGCCCAGCAGATGGGCTCGGACCGCGATGCGCTGATCAACCAAGCGTTGTTCATGTTCGCGCGGCTCAACGGCTTCATCGAGGTCGGGAGGACGGGTCATGCGGAGGCTCCTGCCCCGCTGAACGTGGTGCCCCCTCCTCCCGCGCCGCTTCCCGCCCGGCCCTCCGGCCCCTCCCCGGCCGTGGGGAAGGCCAATGGGCCCCCCGTGCTGGCGCCTGCTCCCGTGGCGGCCAAGCCCGCCCCCGTGCGAGAGGAGCCTCCCCGTCCTCCTTCCCGTCCGGTGGATGACCGTCCCTCGGCCAATGCCTTGGACAACGATCCGGTCCGCCGCGAGGTGGCCGAGCGCGTCCTGGAGACGGCCGCCGAGCTCGAGCGCCTCATCAAAGGCAAGAACGAGCCGCCCCAGCCGGTGGATGACGATCTCGTGGACGACGAGGAGGAGCCGCCCGAGCCGCCCGAGGACTCCGGTCTGGAGAACATGGGCGACGAGGAGCCGCCTCCGGACGAGGAGCCCCTGGACGAGGAGCCTTCCGACGAGGAGGGCTCGGCGCTCTACCTCATCACCGAGTCGGGCGATCAGCAGAAGATCGGTGGCAATGAGCGTTTCGTCATTGGCCGTGGCAAGCACTGCGATCTCGTCATCAACTCCGGCAAGGTCTCTCGCGAGCACGCGGTGATCCTCCGCGAGGGTCCCAACTTCATCATCGAGGACTTGGGCTCCTCCAACGGCACCTGGTTCAACAAGCAGCGCATCAAGAAGCGGACCATCGAGCACGGGGACGAGTTCTTCATCTGCAGTGAGAAGATTCGCTTCGCCTACCGCTGA
- a CDS encoding YncE family protein, translated as MRPLILISALLWAGCSASSDPRPPPTDRFVFPSGIAYLPPAPGNEASKGSLYVASSNFDKCFDTGVVFALDLDALGLPEVGAPVGENGVLQLDDLKTSPQSVAQIASFAGQMDVWAGEQPRLFVVTRSESNSLHAIDIQGKTLSCAQPGGGNYCLPGISLTGPVAGGKDDLPRAPAPIGVSVAASRQDNRPEVWVTHAEAADSPARSSTGFQTYVVRVPGDELSLTSESFFPLGSNGLSVGGAHATAIGSRYVFISGRSYAAGLAGTVSASFLLRLLDRTNPTRILETGLRDVYQSLEARDLAINAAGTRLYLVTRFPDSLLVVDVADPEADVPKLTVVDSVPLPDSASQVKVLSRRDANGQPLGDLVVVTCSASSITSGVVAFYDADLGQLAAQVDGIGLQPYGLAVDQRRQGQTDSARLYVTTFGDGRVAVLDVPDLVNPQGARLVAHLGRQQGRDAKQGTSTCQQQ; from the coding sequence ATGCGCCCCCTCATCCTCATCTCCGCGCTGCTCTGGGCGGGGTGTTCCGCGAGTTCCGATCCGCGGCCCCCGCCAACCGACCGCTTCGTCTTTCCGAGCGGCATTGCCTATTTACCCCCCGCACCCGGCAACGAGGCCTCGAAGGGATCGCTCTATGTGGCGAGCTCCAACTTCGACAAGTGCTTCGACACGGGCGTGGTGTTCGCGCTCGACCTGGATGCGCTGGGGCTTCCCGAGGTGGGGGCTCCAGTAGGAGAGAATGGGGTGCTCCAACTGGATGACCTGAAGACCTCTCCCCAGTCCGTCGCCCAGATTGCCAGCTTCGCTGGGCAGATGGACGTGTGGGCAGGGGAGCAGCCCCGGCTCTTCGTCGTCACCCGGTCTGAGTCCAATTCCCTGCACGCCATCGACATCCAGGGCAAGACGCTGAGTTGCGCCCAGCCGGGGGGCGGAAATTACTGCCTTCCCGGGATTTCGCTGACAGGGCCCGTGGCAGGAGGAAAGGACGACTTGCCGCGCGCCCCCGCCCCGATTGGCGTGAGTGTGGCGGCATCCCGGCAGGACAACAGGCCCGAGGTGTGGGTGACGCACGCCGAGGCGGCGGACTCGCCGGCCCGCTCCAGCACGGGCTTTCAGACCTATGTGGTGCGCGTACCGGGAGATGAGCTGAGCCTGACCTCGGAGAGCTTCTTCCCGCTGGGTTCGAATGGGCTTTCGGTGGGAGGGGCGCATGCGACGGCCATTGGCAGCCGCTACGTCTTCATCTCGGGCCGCTCGTACGCGGCGGGCCTGGCCGGCACGGTGTCGGCCAGCTTCCTCCTGCGATTGCTGGACCGCACCAACCCGACGCGCATCCTGGAGACGGGGCTGCGGGACGTCTACCAGAGCCTGGAGGCGCGGGATCTGGCGATCAATGCCGCGGGGACGCGGCTCTACCTCGTGACGCGCTTCCCGGACTCACTGCTCGTCGTGGACGTGGCGGATCCAGAAGCAGACGTGCCGAAGCTCACGGTGGTGGACTCCGTGCCTCTGCCGGACAGCGCCAGTCAGGTGAAGGTACTCAGCCGCAGGGATGCCAATGGCCAGCCGCTGGGAGATCTGGTGGTGGTGACGTGCAGCGCCTCGAGCATCACCTCCGGCGTGGTGGCTTTCTATGATGCGGACCTGGGCCAGCTGGCCGCACAGGTCGATGGGATTGGCCTCCAGCCCTATGGGCTCGCGGTGGACCAACGACGGCAGGGGCAGACGGACTCTGCCCGCCTTTATGTCACCACCTTCGGAGATGGCCGGGTCGCGGTGCTCGATGTCCCAGACCTCGTCAATCCGCAGGGCGCGCGCTTGGTGGCCCACCTCGGGCGGCAACAGGGGCGTGATGCGAAACAGGGGACCTCCACGTGTCAGCAGCAGTGA